In the genome of Streptococcus oralis, one region contains:
- a CDS encoding YidC/Oxa1 family membrane protein insertase: MKKKLQLTSLLGLSLFVMTACGTSDVAADSTDIWSKFVYFFAEIIRFLSFDISIGVGIILFTILIRTILLPVFQTQMVASRKMQEAQPRIKALQEQYPGRDMESRTKLDQEMRKVYKELGVKHSSSLWPILIQMPVLLALFQALTRVDFLKTGHFLWVNLGGVDTSFILPILAAVFTFLSSWLSNKALPERSGAMTGMMYGMPVLIFIFALSSPSGVALYWAVSNAYQVLQTYFLNNPFKIIAARAAEVQAKKDLENRKRKAKKKAQKTK; the protein is encoded by the coding sequence GTGAAAAAGAAACTACAGTTGACTAGTTTGCTGGGCTTGTCCTTATTTGTTATGACAGCCTGTGGGACAAGCGATGTTGCAGCAGATTCTACAGATATATGGAGTAAATTTGTCTATTTTTTTGCTGAAATCATCCGCTTCTTGTCCTTTGACATTAGTATCGGAGTGGGGATTATCCTCTTTACGATCCTGATTCGTACGATTCTATTGCCAGTTTTTCAGACTCAGATGGTAGCCTCTAGAAAAATGCAAGAGGCTCAACCACGCATCAAGGCTCTGCAAGAACAATATCCAGGTCGTGATATGGAAAGTAGAACCAAGCTGGATCAGGAGATGCGCAAGGTCTATAAAGAATTAGGGGTCAAACACTCTTCTTCTCTCTGGCCGATTTTGATTCAAATGCCGGTTCTCTTGGCTCTCTTCCAAGCCTTGACTCGAGTAGACTTTTTGAAAACAGGGCATTTTTTGTGGGTGAACCTTGGGGGAGTAGACACAAGCTTTATCCTTCCGATTTTGGCGGCAGTCTTTACCTTCTTAAGTAGTTGGTTATCGAATAAGGCTTTACCTGAAAGAAGTGGAGCTATGACAGGGATGATGTACGGGATGCCTGTACTGATCTTTATCTTTGCCCTCTCTTCACCTAGTGGCGTAGCCTTGTACTGGGCAGTATCCAATGCTTATCAAGTTTTGCAAACCTACTTCTTAAATAATCCTTTTAAGATTATTGCAGCGCGTGCGGCGGAAGTACAAGCTAAAAAAGATTTGGAAAATAGAAAAAGAAAAGCCAAGAAAAAGGCTCAGAAAACGAAATAA
- a CDS encoding class I SAM-dependent methyltransferase gives MKHDFNHKAETFDSPKNIFLANLVCQAVEKQINFLSDKAILDFGGGTGLLALPLAKQAKSVTLVDISEKMLEQARLKAEDQEIRNLQLLEQDLLANSLEQQFDLIVVSRVLHHMPDLDATLAMFYHHLRENGQVLIADFVKIDTNHHGFDLAELETKLAQFGFSSIDSQILYSAEGLFLGNYAELFLTVAQKSLAD, from the coding sequence ATGAAACACGATTTTAATCACAAAGCAGAAACTTTTGATTCGCCCAAAAATATCTTCCTTGCAAACTTGGTTTGTCAGGCAGTTGAAAAACAGATTAATTTTCTATCAGACAAGGCAATACTGGACTTTGGTGGTGGAACGGGTCTGTTAGCCTTACCCCTAGCCAAGCAGGCCAAGTCGGTTACCCTAGTAGACATCTCGGAGAAAATGCTGGAGCAAGCCCGTTTGAAAGCAGAGGACCAAGAAATCAGGAATCTTCAACTCTTGGAGCAGGATTTACTGGCAAATTCCTTGGAGCAGCAATTTGACCTGATTGTTGTCAGTCGGGTTCTTCATCATATGCCTGATCTAGATGCAACTCTTGCCATGTTTTACCATCACCTTAGGGAGAATGGTCAAGTCCTCATTGCTGATTTTGTCAAGATAGATACCAACCATCATGGTTTTGATTTAGCTGAACTGGAAACCAAGCTCGCCCAGTTTGGTTTTTCAAGCATAGACAGTCAGATTCTCTATAGCGCTGAAGGTCTTTTCCTAGGAAATTATGCAGAACTCTTTTTAACTGTAGCCCAAAAATCACTCGCTGACTAA
- the jag gene encoding RNA-binding cell elongation regulator Jag/EloR, whose translation MVLFTGSTVEEAIQKGLKELGIPRMKTHIKVVSKEKKGFLGLFGKKPAQVDIEAISETTVIKANQQAIKGVPKEINEQNEPVKTVTEATVDLGHVVEAIKKIEEEGQGVSDEIKAEILKNEKHASTILEETGHIAILNELQTGDAGVEAPAECEEFVSMSESVESQSLEDLGLKVEPSYDIEQVAAQVANYVQTIVDDMDVEGTISSDYNRRTINLQIDTNEPGRIIGYHGKVLKALQLLAQNYLYNRYSRTFYITINVNDYVEHRAEVLQTYAQKLATRVLEEGRSQQTDPMSNSERKIIHRIISRMDGVTSYSEGDEPNRYVVVDTE comes from the coding sequence ATGGTATTATTTACAGGTTCAACTGTTGAAGAAGCAATCCAGAAAGGATTGAAAGAGTTAGGTATTCCGAGAATGAAGACCCACATCAAGGTCGTGTCCAAAGAGAAGAAAGGTTTTTTAGGCCTGTTTGGGAAAAAACCGGCTCAAGTTGATATTGAAGCGATTAGTGAGACGACTGTGATTAAGGCCAATCAACAAGCTATAAAAGGTGTTCCAAAAGAAATCAATGAACAAAACGAACCTGTTAAGACAGTAACAGAGGCGACAGTTGATCTTGGTCACGTTGTTGAGGCAATTAAAAAAATAGAAGAGGAAGGTCAGGGTGTTTCTGATGAAATCAAGGCTGAAATCTTGAAAAATGAGAAACATGCTAGCACGATCTTAGAAGAAACAGGTCACATCGCGATTTTAAATGAATTGCAGACAGGAGATGCTGGAGTGGAAGCCCCAGCAGAGTGTGAAGAATTTGTATCTATGTCAGAATCGGTAGAAAGCCAGTCTTTGGAAGATCTAGGCTTGAAGGTGGAGCCGAGTTATGACATCGAACAAGTAGCAGCTCAAGTGGCTAACTATGTTCAAACCATTGTGGATGATATGGATGTTGAAGGTACAATTTCAAGCGACTACAATCGTCGCACTATCAATCTTCAAATTGATACCAATGAACCTGGTCGTATTATCGGCTATCACGGGAAAGTATTGAAAGCACTTCAGCTTTTGGCGCAAAACTACCTCTACAATCGCTATTCAAGAACTTTCTATATCACAATCAACGTCAATGATTACGTTGAACACCGTGCAGAAGTCTTGCAAACCTACGCTCAAAAATTGGCGACTCGCGTTTTAGAAGAAGGACGTAGCCAACAAACAGATCCAATGTCAAATAGCGAACGCAAGATTATCCATCGCATTATTTCGCGCATGGATGGTGTGACGAGTTATTCTGAGGGTGATGAGCCAAATCGCTATGTAGTCGTAGACACAGAATAA
- a CDS encoding class I SAM-dependent methyltransferase produces MDFEKIEQAYTYLLENVQVIQSDLVTNFYDALVEQNSIYLDGETELEKVKENNQALKRLALRKEEWLKTYQFLLMKAGQTEPLQANHQFTPDAIALLLVLVVEELFEQEEISILEIGSGMGILGATFLTSLAKKVDYLGIEVDDLLIDLAASMADVIGLQAGFVQGDAVRPQMLKESDVVISDLPVGYYPDDAIASRYQVASSQEHTYAHHLLMEQGLKYLKSDGYAIFLAPSDLLTSPQSNLLKGWLKEKASLVAMISLPETLFSHASQAKTIFVLQKKAAKELVPFIYPLESLQDPAALMKFKENFQKWSKGTEM; encoded by the coding sequence ATGGATTTTGAAAAAATTGAACAAGCTTATACGTATTTACTAGAGAATGTCCAAGTCATCCAAAGTGATTTGGTGACTAACTTTTATGATGCCTTGGTAGAGCAAAATAGTATCTACCTAGATGGTGAGACTGAGTTAGAGAAGGTAAAAGAGAACAATCAAGCCCTTAAGCGCCTAGCACTTCGCAAGGAAGAGTGGCTCAAGACCTACCAGTTTCTCTTGATGAAGGCAGGACAAACGGAGCCTTTACAGGCCAATCACCAGTTTACACCAGATGCCATTGCTCTCCTCTTGGTACTTGTTGTGGAAGAATTGTTTGAACAAGAGGAAATTAGCATCCTCGAAATAGGTTCTGGTATGGGGATTTTGGGGGCTACTTTCTTGACTTCTCTTGCTAAAAAAGTAGATTACTTGGGAATCGAAGTGGATGACTTGCTGATTGATTTGGCAGCCAGTATGGCAGATGTGATTGGTTTGCAAGCTGGTTTTGTCCAAGGAGACGCCGTTCGTCCGCAAATGCTTAAAGAAAGCGACGTGGTCATCAGCGACTTGCCTGTAGGCTATTACCCAGACGATGCCATCGCTTCTCGCTATCAAGTGGCTTCTAGTCAAGAGCATACCTATGCCCACCATTTGCTGATGGAACAAGGCCTCAAGTACCTTAAGTCAGATGGCTATGCTATTTTTCTAGCTCCGAGTGATTTACTAACCAGTCCTCAAAGTAATTTGTTAAAAGGTTGGCTTAAAGAGAAAGCGAGCTTAGTTGCGATGATTAGCTTGCCAGAGACACTATTTTCTCATGCTAGCCAAGCAAAGACAATCTTTGTTTTACAAAAGAAAGCTGCAAAGGAGTTGGTTCCGTTTATCTATCCGCTAGAAAGTTTGCAAGATCCAGCTGCACTAATGAAATTTAAAGAAAATTTTCAAAAATGGAGCAAAGGTACTGAAATGTAA
- the tkt gene encoding transketolase — MSNLSVNAIRFLGIDAINKANSGHPGVVMGAAPMAYSLFTKQLRINPAQPNWINRDRFILSAGHGSMLLYALLHLSGFEDVSMDEVKNFRQWGSKTPGHPEFGHTAGVDATTGPLGQGVSTATGFAQAERFLAAKYNREGFNIFDHYTYVICGDGDLMEGVSSEAASYAGLQKLDKLVVLYDSNDINLDGETKDSFTESVRDRYNAYGWHTALVEDGTDLEAIHAAIEAAKASGKPSLIEVKTVIGYGSPNKQGTNAVHGAPLGADETAATRQALGWDYEPFEIPAEVYADFKENVADRGASAYEAWTKLVADYKEAYPELAAEVEAIIDGRDPVEVTPADFPALENGSSQATRNSSQDALNVVATKLPTFLGGSADLAHSNMTYIKTDGLQDDANRLNRNIQFGVREFAMGTILNGMALHGGLRVYGGTFFVFSDYVKAAVRLSALQGLPVTYVFTHDSIAVGEDGPTHEPVEHLAGLRAMPNLNVFRPADARETQAAWYLAVTSEKTPTVLVLTRQNLTVEEGTDFDKVAKGAYVVYENAADFDTILIATGSEVNLAVAAAKELASQGAKVRVVSMPSTDVFDAQDAAYKEEILPNAVRRRVAVEMGATQNWYKYVGLDGAVLGIDTFGASAPAPKVLAEYGFTVENLVKVVQNLK, encoded by the coding sequence ATGTCAAATCTATCTGTTAATGCAATTCGTTTTCTAGGTATTGACGCCATCAACAAAGCAAACTCAGGTCACCCAGGGGTGGTTATGGGGGCTGCTCCTATGGCCTATAGCCTCTTTACAAAGCAACTTCGTATCAATCCAGCTCAACCAAACTGGATCAACCGCGATCGCTTTATTCTTTCAGCAGGACACGGCTCTATGCTTCTCTATGCCCTTCTTCACCTTTCTGGTTTTGAAGATGTCAGCATGGATGAAGTCAAGAACTTCCGCCAATGGGGTTCTAAAACACCAGGTCACCCAGAATTTGGGCATACAGCAGGGGTTGATGCGACAACTGGTCCTCTAGGACAAGGGGTTTCGACTGCCACTGGTTTTGCCCAAGCAGAACGTTTCCTTGCAGCAAAATATAACCGTGAAGGCTTCAATATCTTTGACCACTATACTTATGTGATCTGTGGTGACGGAGACTTGATGGAAGGTGTCTCAAGTGAGGCAGCTTCATACGCAGGCTTGCAAAAACTCGACAAGTTGGTTGTTCTGTATGATTCAAATGACATCAACTTGGATGGTGAGACAAAGGATTCCTTTACAGAAAGTGTTCGTGATCGTTACAATGCCTACGGTTGGCATACTGCCTTGGTTGAAGATGGAACGGACTTGGAAGCAATTCATGCGGCTATCGAAGCGGCCAAAGCTTCAGGAAAACCATCTTTGATTGAAGTGAAGACTGTGATTGGATACGGTTCTCCAAACAAACAAGGAACTAATGCGGTACACGGTGCTCCTCTTGGAGCAGATGAAACTGCGGCTACTCGCCAAGCTCTTGGTTGGGACTATGAACCATTTGAAATCCCAGCTGAAGTTTATGCTGATTTCAAAGAAAATGTTGCAGACCGTGGCGCATCAGCCTATGAAGCATGGACAAAACTAGTCGCTGATTATAAAGAAGCTTATCCAGAACTTGCAGCAGAAGTAGAAGCAATCATTGACGGACGCGATCCAGTTGAAGTGACTCCGGCAGACTTTCCAGCATTAGAAAATGGCTCCTCTCAAGCAACTCGTAACTCGAGTCAGGATGCCTTAAACGTTGTAGCGACTAAGTTGCCAACCTTCTTAGGAGGTTCAGCTGACCTTGCTCACTCAAACATGACTTATATCAAAACGGACGGACTTCAAGACGATGCCAATCGCTTGAACCGCAACATTCAGTTTGGTGTTCGTGAATTTGCAATGGGAACGATCTTGAACGGGATGGCCCTTCACGGTGGACTTCGTGTATATGGTGGTACTTTCTTCGTCTTCTCTGACTATGTGAAAGCAGCTGTCCGCTTGTCAGCCTTGCAAGGACTTCCTGTGACTTATGTCTTCACCCATGACTCTATTGCGGTTGGCGAAGATGGTCCAACTCACGAACCAGTTGAACACTTAGCTGGTCTCCGTGCTATGCCAAATCTGAATGTTTTCCGCCCAGCAGATGCTCGTGAAACTCAAGCAGCTTGGTACCTTGCAGTGACAAGTGAGAAAACACCAACTGTCCTTGTCTTGACACGTCAAAACTTGACTGTTGAAGAAGGGACAGACTTTGACAAAGTGGCAAAAGGTGCCTATGTTGTCTATGAAAATGCAGCGGACTTTGATACTATCTTGATTGCAACTGGTTCAGAGGTGAATTTGGCTGTCGCAGCTGCCAAAGAATTGGCTAGCCAAGGTGCCAAAGTCCGTGTAGTCAGCATGCCATCTACAGATGTCTTTGACGCACAAGATGCAGCTTACAAGGAAGAAATCCTTCCAAATGCAGTTCGCCGTCGTGTTGCAGTCGAAATGGGGGCAACTCAAAACTGGTACAAGTATGTTGGTCTTGATGGTGCCGTTCTCGGTATTGATACCTTTGGAGCATCTGCCCCAGCACCAAAAGTATTGGCAGAGTACGGATTTACAGTTGAAAATCTAGTCAAAGTCGTTCAAAACTTG
- a CDS encoding acetate kinase produces MTKTIAINAGSSSLKWQLYQMPEEVVLAKGLIERIGLKGSISTVKFDGRSEQQILDIDDHTKAVKILLDDLIRFDIIKGYDEITGVGHRVVAGGEYFKESTLVEGDVLEKVEELGLLAPLHNPANAAGIRAFKELLPDITSVVVFDTSFHTTMPEKAYRYPLPNKYYTENKVRKYGAHGTSHQFVAEEAAKVLGRPLEDLKLITCHIGNGASITAVKGGQSVDTSMGFTPLGGIMMGTRTGDIDPAIIPYLMQYTEDFNTPEDISRILNRESGLLGVSEKSSDMRDVMAAVKAGDHNATLAYEMYIDRIQKYIGQYLAVLNGADAIIFTAGVGENATAVRGDVISGISWFGCDVDPEKNVFGVTGDISTDAAKIRVLVIPTDEELVIARDVERFKK; encoded by the coding sequence ATGACTAAAACAATTGCAATCAATGCAGGAAGCTCAAGTTTGAAATGGCAACTCTATCAAATGCCAGAAGAAGTAGTATTGGCGAAAGGCTTGATTGAACGTATTGGCTTGAAGGGCTCTATTTCAACTGTAAAATTTGACGGACGTTCTGAACAACAAATTCTTGATATTGACGACCACACAAAAGCCGTTAAAATCTTGTTGGATGATTTGATTCGTTTTGACATTATCAAAGGTTATGATGAAATTACTGGTGTCGGACACCGTGTCGTGGCTGGTGGTGAATATTTCAAAGAGTCAACCTTGGTAGAGGGAGATGTTTTAGAAAAGGTTGAAGAGTTGGGCCTCTTGGCTCCTCTTCATAACCCAGCCAACGCGGCAGGAATTCGTGCCTTCAAGGAATTGCTTCCAGATATTACTAGCGTTGTTGTTTTTGATACATCATTCCATACAACCATGCCAGAGAAAGCATATCGCTATCCTCTTCCAAACAAATACTATACTGAAAATAAAGTTCGTAAGTATGGGGCTCACGGGACAAGCCATCAGTTTGTGGCAGAAGAAGCAGCTAAAGTTTTGGGTCGACCACTAGAGGACTTGAAACTGATTACCTGCCATATTGGTAATGGTGCTTCTATTACAGCTGTCAAAGGCGGTCAGTCTGTTGATACTTCTATGGGATTCACGCCACTTGGTGGTATCATGATGGGGACTCGTACAGGCGATATCGATCCCGCTATCATTCCTTATCTCATGCAATATACAGAGGACTTCAATACACCAGAAGATATCAGTCGTATTCTCAATCGTGAGTCTGGGCTTTTAGGTGTGTCTGAAAAATCAAGTGACATGCGCGATGTTATGGCTGCAGTAAAGGCAGGCGACCATAATGCGACCTTGGCCTATGAGATGTATATTGATCGTATTCAAAAATACATTGGTCAGTATTTGGCAGTTTTGAACGGTGCAGATGCGATTATCTTTACAGCTGGTGTTGGTGAAAATGCCACAGCAGTACGTGGAGATGTTATTTCAGGAATTTCTTGGTTTGGATGTGATGTGGATCCAGAAAAGAACGTCTTTGGTGTGACTGGAGACATCTCAACTGACGCAGCGAAAATCCGTGTCTTGGTGATCCCAACAGATGAAGAATTGGTCATCGCACGTGATGTTGAACGATTCAAAAAATAA
- the comGG gene encoding competence type IV pilus minor pilin ComGG yields the protein MWKKQKVKAGVLLYAVTMAAIFSLLLQFYLNRQVAHHKDFVLNKEKLIAFAMAKRSKDKAEQESGERVFNLGKVRYQNTKTGFATSVRMNKGNYEFLFPPMKAKEKKTDKKQQLVTDSNPEQNQQKTEDKADKKANS from the coding sequence GTGTGGAAAAAACAAAAAGTTAAGGCAGGCGTTCTTTTATATGCAGTCACCATGGCAGCCATTTTTAGCCTTTTGTTGCAGTTTTATTTGAATCGGCAAGTAGCTCATCACAAAGACTTTGTCCTAAACAAAGAAAAGTTGATCGCTTTTGCCATGGCCAAGCGAAGTAAGGATAAGGCTGAGCAAGAAAGTGGAGAACGAGTCTTTAACTTAGGAAAAGTCAGATATCAAAATACGAAAACAGGTTTTGCAACAAGTGTTCGTATGAATAAGGGTAACTATGAATTTCTCTTTCCTCCGATGAAAGCCAAGGAAAAGAAAACGGATAAAAAGCAACAGCTAGTGACTGATTCAAATCCAGAACAAAATCAACAAAAAACAGAAGATAAGGCAGATAAGAAAGCCAATTCCTAG
- the rnpA gene encoding ribonuclease P protein component produces MKKSFRVKREKDFKAIFTDGTSFANRKFVVYQLENQKSHFRVGLSVSKKLGNAVTRNQIKRRIRHILLSVREQLADNVDFVVIARKGVEGLDYAEMEKNLLHVLKLSKIYREGIRSEKETTVD; encoded by the coding sequence TTGAAGAAAAGCTTTCGTGTAAAAAGAGAGAAAGATTTTAAGGCTATTTTCACGGATGGAACAAGTTTTGCCAATCGTAAATTTGTTGTCTACCAATTGGAAAATCAGAAAAGTCATTTTCGAGTAGGGCTGTCCGTCAGTAAGAAATTAGGGAATGCAGTCACTAGAAATCAAATTAAAAGACGGATTCGACACATTTTGCTAAGTGTAAGGGAGCAGTTAGCTGATAACGTTGATTTTGTCGTAATTGCTCGAAAAGGGGTTGAAGGCTTGGATTATGCAGAAATGGAGAAAAATCTACTCCACGTATTAAAGTTATCAAAGATTTACCGGGAAGGAATTAGGAGTGAAAAAGAAACTACAGTTGACTAG
- the comGF gene encoding competence type IV pilus minor pilin ComGF, translating to MVQRSCSTLKSSKVRAFTLLESLIALIVISGGLLLFQAMSQLLISEVRYQQQSEQKEWLLFVDQLEAELERSQFEKVEGNRLYLKQDGKDISIGKSKSDDFRKTDTSGRGYQPMVYGLKSAQITEENQLVRFRFQFQKGLEREFIYRVEKTKS from the coding sequence ATGGTTCAGAGAAGTTGCTCGACCTTAAAGAGCAGTAAGGTAAGAGCGTTCACTCTATTAGAATCTCTGATTGCCCTTATCGTCATTAGCGGAGGTTTGCTCCTTTTTCAAGCTATGAGTCAGCTCCTCATTTCAGAAGTTCGTTACCAGCAGCAAAGTGAGCAAAAGGAGTGGCTCTTGTTTGTGGATCAACTGGAGGCAGAGTTAGAGCGTTCGCAGTTTGAAAAGGTAGAAGGCAATCGCCTCTATTTAAAACAAGATGGTAAGGATATCTCTATAGGGAAGTCTAAATCGGATGATTTTCGAAAAACGGATACCAGCGGACGGGGCTATCAGCCGATGGTTTATGGCCTCAAATCAGCTCAAATTACAGAGGAAAATCAATTGGTTCGCTTTCGTTTCCAATTTCAAAAGGGCTTAGAAAGGGAGTTCATCTATCGTGTGGAAAAAACAAAAAGTTAA
- a CDS encoding ribonuclease P translates to MLEAIRNYLSYAEIQYRNPDKAGDEREKMLELRKKGQEARKSFTELAKTFQAKHPEWKLQQTSQWMNQAQRLRPHFWAYLQREGKVSEPMLALRLYGASSDFGVSLEVSFIERKKDEQTLDKQAKILELPVVEGMYYLVYSNGESHKVEATEGNRRTLCEKVRSQEVRKVLVKSDVSLIENQSVEAILEKLEDAYTLLLPYYEVTRG, encoded by the coding sequence ATGTTGGAAGCAATCAGAAACTATCTATCTTACGCAGAAATCCAGTACCGTAATCCAGATAAAGCTGGAGATGAACGAGAAAAAATGCTGGAATTACGGAAAAAAGGTCAAGAGGCTCGGAAGTCTTTTACAGAATTGGCTAAAACTTTTCAAGCTAAGCATCCAGAATGGAAACTGCAACAGACTAGTCAGTGGATGAACCAAGCGCAGCGCTTACGACCACATTTTTGGGCCTATCTACAGAGAGAGGGAAAGGTATCAGAACCTATGTTAGCTCTGCGCTTATATGGAGCTTCTTCTGATTTTGGTGTTTCACTAGAAGTTAGTTTCATCGAACGTAAGAAAGACGAACAGACTTTAGACAAGCAAGCCAAGATTTTAGAGCTTCCAGTGGTTGAAGGAATGTATTATCTAGTCTATTCAAATGGAGAAAGTCATAAGGTGGAGGCTACTGAGGGGAACCGTCGTACTTTATGCGAGAAGGTGAGAAGTCAGGAAGTCCGAAAAGTGTTGGTTAAGTCAGATGTTTCCCTCATTGAAAATCAGTCAGTAGAAGCGATATTGGAGAAACTAGAAGACGCTTATACTCTCCTACTTCCTTACTATGAGGTGACGAGAGGATAG